Proteins encoded in a region of the Spirochaeta lutea genome:
- a CDS encoding ABC transporter permease, with protein sequence MNILNRIDWRLTFILDVLFAVFLIATGTSWLGAIVITEILFWLVRLLWISQAMLRFILRRLLHMIPIVLAVLAIGFLLIQLAPGDMFTQMQLRPDMNQGDLETFRRQFGLDQHWFIQFVLYLWNAIRGNFGLSITFRAPVFALVSQRAFNTILLSMTALIFSWGMSIPMGIIAATKQYKWQDQVISVFAFFGLAIPNFFLAFLLQYVITTTSTPPGTWLPIAGMMSIDHGSLSAVGRFFDVARHMILPVIVLGTAGMATLTRIMRANMLDIMNQQYIVTARAKGQSERVVVYRHALRNAINPMITILGFQIANVMSGAALTEVVLSWPGLGSLILSAITSQDLYLVVGSLLYSSVLLVVGNLIADILLAVVDPRVRIA encoded by the coding sequence ATGAATATACTGAATCGTATCGACTGGCGTCTGACCTTTATCCTGGATGTACTGTTTGCGGTGTTCCTCATTGCCACGGGCACATCCTGGCTAGGGGCAATCGTTATTACCGAAATTCTGTTTTGGTTGGTCCGGCTTCTGTGGATAAGCCAAGCCATGCTCCGGTTTATCCTCAGGCGGCTCCTACATATGATACCCATCGTGTTAGCCGTTCTGGCTATCGGATTCCTGCTCATCCAGTTAGCACCCGGGGATATGTTCACCCAGATGCAGCTGCGGCCCGATATGAACCAGGGCGATCTAGAAACCTTCCGCAGACAATTCGGTTTGGATCAACACTGGTTTATTCAGTTCGTTCTCTATCTCTGGAACGCCATCCGGGGAAACTTCGGCTTATCCATTACCTTCCGGGCGCCGGTATTTGCTCTGGTGAGCCAACGGGCCTTCAACACCATCCTGCTGAGCATGACTGCCCTCATTTTTTCCTGGGGCATGAGCATCCCCATGGGAATAATCGCAGCGACAAAACAGTATAAATGGCAGGACCAGGTAATTTCTGTGTTTGCCTTCTTCGGTCTTGCTATACCGAACTTCTTCCTGGCCTTTCTACTCCAGTACGTCATTACCACTACATCCACCCCTCCGGGCACATGGCTTCCTATCGCGGGAATGATGAGTATAGACCATGGGAGTCTCAGTGCCGTGGGGAGATTTTTCGATGTAGCACGGCACATGATACTCCCGGTAATAGTCTTGGGTACCGCTGGTATGGCAACCCTTACCAGGATCATGCGGGCAAATATGCTGGACATAATGAACCAGCAATACATCGTAACCGCCCGGGCCAAGGGGCAGAGTGAACGGGTCGTAGTATACCGACATGCCCTGCGGAACGCCATCAATCCCATGATAACCATCCTGGGATTTCAGATTGCCAACGTTATGTCCGGTGCGGCGCTGACCGAGGTCGTTCTATCCTGGCCCGGTTTGGGCAGCCTGATTCTATCGGCCATCACGAGTCAGGACCTGTATCTGGTAGTAGGCAGTCTTCTGTACAGTTCGGTGCTGCTGGTTGTCGGAAACCTCATCGCCGATATCCTGCTTGCCGTGGTTGACCCCCGGGTCAGAATCGCCTAA
- a CDS encoding ABC transporter ATP-binding protein, whose translation MSDVLLDIQDLRTYFFLPGYAVRAVDGVSFSISQGETLGIVGESGCGKSQTSMSIMGLVPDPPGKIVGGSINFQGRDLLSLNQEAMRKVRGNDISMIFQEPMTSLNPVFTIGFQIAEVLMLHRDMSPKEAEAEAAHLLAMVGISDPHERLKEYPFQLSGGLRQRVMIAIAMACQPQLLIADEPTTALDVTIQAQILRLMRSLQLEKNMATMFITHDLAVIASFTERVIVMYSGVVVEDSPVRDIFRKALHPYTQGLLGSIPVLNEAKRDDQGKRRHLYTIPGTLPDPKRFPKGCRFASRCPKAMKKCWEAEPELVQIENNRKVRCFLYSDEVRDQATITSMEELGKLGGKNWLREVNRREKKNTKTGSTV comes from the coding sequence ATGAGTGATGTACTATTAGATATACAGGATCTGCGAACCTATTTCTTCCTCCCGGGATACGCCGTCCGGGCGGTTGACGGGGTTAGCTTCAGCATCTCCCAGGGAGAAACCCTGGGAATTGTAGGGGAATCAGGTTGCGGTAAAAGCCAAACCTCCATGTCTATCATGGGGCTTGTTCCCGATCCTCCCGGCAAAATTGTTGGAGGATCCATCAATTTTCAGGGACGAGATCTCCTCTCCCTAAACCAAGAGGCCATGAGAAAGGTCCGGGGCAACGACATTTCCATGATATTCCAAGAGCCCATGACAAGCCTGAATCCGGTGTTCACCATAGGATTTCAGATAGCTGAGGTTCTCATGCTCCACCGGGATATGTCACCCAAGGAGGCGGAGGCGGAGGCAGCCCATCTCCTGGCCATGGTGGGAATCTCGGATCCCCATGAACGCCTCAAAGAATATCCCTTCCAGCTATCCGGCGGCCTGCGCCAGCGGGTCATGATAGCCATAGCCATGGCCTGCCAGCCCCAGCTCCTCATTGCGGACGAACCCACCACGGCCTTGGATGTCACCATTCAAGCCCAGATCCTCCGGCTCATGCGCAGTCTTCAGCTGGAAAAAAACATGGCGACCATGTTTATTACCCATGACCTGGCGGTTATCGCCAGTTTTACCGAGCGGGTCATCGTGATGTACTCCGGTGTTGTGGTAGAAGACAGCCCGGTACGTGATATTTTTCGGAAAGCATTGCATCCCTACACCCAGGGCCTCCTGGGTTCAATCCCCGTGCTGAACGAGGCCAAGCGGGACGACCAGGGCAAACGGCGCCACCTCTATACGATTCCCGGCACCCTACCGGATCCCAAACGCTTCCCCAAGGGCTGCCGGTTTGCATCCCGGTGCCCCAAGGCAATGAAAAAATGCTGGGAAGCAGAGCCGGAACTGGTTCAGATAGAAAACAATCGCAAGGTACGATGCTTCTTGTACAGCGATGAGGTGCGGGACCAGGCCACCATCACCAGTATGGAAGAGCTGGGAAAACTCGGCGGAAAAAACTGGCTCCGAGAAGTTAACCGGCGGGAGAAAAAAAATACCAAAACAGGGAGCACGGTGTGA
- a CDS encoding ATP-binding protein, with amino-acid sequence MNSRIRRFLSNSNVLDPDDRRKSELRMQRVRLLIFAGLFLYELVFWYRRLPLPDPYTTQRIIYALGMLIYLPIMPIICYLRHRKNREFPGSLFHPFLSIDIILIASLGLLLPAEIPRLIILYLFIPPFLLLPSLLLRSSLSITAGITGGLSFGLVLSYLSRSEQLPREPQWIFLFVFSCAILALQGLIIASLIDSNRMRYLRVLGYQNMLRRQRDRLEKTKTSQQEFFAGMSHELRTPLNGILGMAGLIIESKPTQDQHEYAQGIQNNAEALLTLINNILDLSKIEAGKLIPESRSFDLKKTIDLVLQTVSHSASGADIQVSARIHPRVPRFITGDQGRLMQILFNLMGNGVKFTHRGQVALEIHREPVSADFPEPTLSFRISDTGPGIPPEQLSQIFEKYSQFYGDSHARQQRSTPSGTGLGLAITKELVQLLGGSITVSSTPGTGSVFTVYLPLGEQTASLQHLAGSNQTELFDLESQSILRVLIVDDNPGNRRILERMVTRYGATPYVAASGREAVDIFKQQPIDLAIIDYQMPGYSGVETAQEIRTLETLLKRSPALLYLLSGHDPSQFNTKDDPGLSAIQGVLQKPIRIEGVRQLLAEARHYRRNET; translated from the coding sequence ATGAACTCCCGTATCCGCCGGTTTCTTTCCAACAGCAACGTCCTGGATCCCGACGACAGGCGAAAATCAGAATTACGGATGCAGCGTGTCAGACTCCTCATTTTTGCCGGGCTGTTCCTCTATGAGCTAGTATTCTGGTACCGCCGTCTACCCCTGCCCGATCCGTATACAACCCAACGGATCATCTACGCCCTCGGCATGCTGATCTACCTGCCCATCATGCCCATCATCTGCTATTTGCGTCACCGTAAAAACCGTGAATTCCCGGGAAGCCTCTTTCATCCCTTTCTCAGCATAGACATCATACTCATTGCCAGCCTCGGGCTATTGCTGCCTGCCGAAATCCCCCGGCTCATCATCCTGTACCTGTTTATTCCCCCCTTTCTCCTTTTACCAAGCCTGCTCCTCCGATCATCCTTGAGCATCACGGCAGGGATAACCGGGGGCCTATCCTTCGGACTGGTGCTCTCCTACCTCTCCCGGAGTGAGCAACTTCCCCGGGAGCCCCAGTGGATATTCCTCTTTGTCTTCTCCTGCGCCATCCTGGCCCTCCAGGGACTGATCATCGCCTCCCTCATCGATTCCAACCGTATGCGATACCTCCGGGTCCTGGGATACCAAAACATGCTCCGCCGCCAGCGGGACCGACTTGAAAAAACGAAAACATCCCAACAGGAATTCTTCGCCGGAATGAGCCACGAGCTGCGAACCCCCCTGAACGGTATTCTGGGAATGGCCGGACTGATCATCGAATCCAAACCCACCCAAGACCAGCATGAATACGCCCAGGGCATTCAAAACAACGCCGAGGCCCTCCTTACCCTGATAAACAACATCCTGGACCTCTCGAAGATAGAAGCAGGAAAACTCATCCCCGAATCCCGATCCTTCGACCTCAAAAAAACCATCGATCTGGTCCTCCAAACCGTCTCCCACTCAGCCTCGGGAGCGGATATCCAGGTATCCGCACGGATTCATCCCAGAGTCCCACGCTTCATCACCGGGGACCAAGGCCGCCTGATGCAAATCCTCTTCAACCTCATGGGAAACGGCGTCAAATTCACCCACCGGGGTCAGGTCGCCCTGGAAATCCACCGGGAGCCCGTCTCAGCCGACTTCCCAGAGCCCACCCTCTCCTTCCGGATCAGCGACACCGGACCGGGAATCCCACCCGAGCAATTGAGTCAAATCTTCGAAAAGTATTCTCAATTTTATGGTGATTCCCATGCCCGTCAGCAGCGCAGCACCCCCAGCGGCACCGGTTTAGGCCTCGCAATCACCAAAGAACTGGTTCAGCTTTTAGGAGGCAGCATCACCGTTTCCAGCACCCCCGGAACCGGCTCGGTGTTTACCGTGTATCTGCCCCTAGGCGAACAAACCGCATCCTTGCAGCACCTCGCCGGCTCAAACCAGACCGAACTCTTCGACCTGGAAAGCCAATCCATTCTCCGGGTCCTCATCGTGGACGATAATCCCGGCAACCGGCGGATACTGGAACGGATGGTCACCCGCTACGGAGCTACCCCCTATGTTGCGGCTTCCGGCAGAGAGGCCGTGGATATCTTCAAACAGCAGCCCATCGACCTCGCCATCATTGACTACCAAATGCCCGGATATTCGGGGGTTGAGACAGCCCAAGAAATCCGAACCCTCGAAACCCTCCTCAAACGGTCCCCGGCCCTGCTCTACCTTCTCTCGGGCCACGATCCGAGCCAGTTCAATACCAAGGACGATCCAGGCCTATCAGCCATCCAGGGGGTCCTTCAAAAACCCATCCGCATAGAAGGTGTCCGTCAATTGCTTGCCGAGGCGCGGCATTACCGCAGAAATGAAACTTGA
- a CDS encoding ABC transporter substrate-binding protein — MNRFFLFALIALMVLTPVFAGGSSEPAPQGPTQTEEVAEEAPREEVAQTRQPVAPGLTIPVHEGWEIGKKGGRLVISQLGAGPKTFNFALAEETSSTDVTERLFTPLTRRNQMTLEWEGAAAESWTFSDDQKSITVKVRRGMQWSDGEPVTARDWVETVNKIIYDENIQTSTRDSLTVNGVPSKWELIDEYTLKVTLDTVYAGVMNMLNVYSLPMHIVGPLYDEGGADAVNTLWGVDSDPTEIPSSGPWVISEHVPAQRTTFKPNPLYWEKDANGTRLPYLNEMVYIYTPDQDTQLQQFISGQTDFYVARGQDYSTLVDAKDQVGFNIYEVGPATATNFITFNQNPIEGPDDLGISEPQLTWLSNKTFRTAIAHLIDRESLINNIEFGFGYPQYSFVPRFSPYYWDGVDDAAPHYDPIRAAELLDEIGYTDRDGDGWREDPDGNTISLEFITNSGNRTREAIGTAIAQEAADVGIRLNFRPIDFNVLVGQLTETYDWNLILIGLTGSIDPISGANVYPSYGNLHMIEPNQESPRRDWEKAVDEAWIEANNTVQEAQRISGYEKIQRIWADELPWVYTYNLLVLEAYNSKLGNVKPHPTEDYDWEGLTARLYVK, encoded by the coding sequence ATGAATAGGTTTTTCCTTTTCGCGCTTATTGCGCTCATGGTTCTGACCCCTGTATTTGCAGGCGGTTCCTCAGAACCCGCACCCCAAGGTCCCACCCAGACCGAGGAAGTAGCTGAGGAGGCACCCAGGGAGGAAGTTGCCCAGACACGTCAGCCCGTCGCACCCGGGCTTACCATACCCGTCCATGAGGGATGGGAAATCGGAAAAAAAGGTGGACGGCTTGTAATTTCCCAGCTTGGCGCTGGACCCAAGACCTTCAACTTCGCCCTGGCAGAAGAAACCAGCTCAACGGATGTTACCGAACGGCTGTTTACGCCCCTGACCCGGAGAAATCAGATGACTCTGGAATGGGAGGGCGCAGCAGCTGAAAGCTGGACCTTCTCGGATGATCAGAAGTCCATCACCGTAAAGGTTCGCCGCGGTATGCAATGGTCCGACGGAGAACCCGTTACCGCCCGGGACTGGGTAGAAACCGTAAATAAGATTATCTACGATGAAAATATTCAGACTTCCACCCGGGATTCTCTAACGGTAAATGGTGTTCCTTCCAAATGGGAACTCATCGATGAGTATACCCTGAAGGTAACCCTGGACACCGTATACGCCGGTGTCATGAATATGCTCAACGTATACAGCCTGCCCATGCACATCGTTGGCCCCCTCTACGATGAGGGCGGTGCCGACGCGGTAAACACCCTTTGGGGTGTTGATTCGGATCCCACTGAGATTCCAAGCTCAGGCCCCTGGGTTATCTCCGAACATGTTCCCGCTCAGCGGACCACCTTCAAACCGAACCCCCTCTACTGGGAGAAGGATGCCAACGGCACCCGACTGCCCTACCTGAACGAAATGGTATACATCTATACCCCCGATCAGGATACCCAGCTTCAGCAGTTCATCTCCGGACAGACAGACTTCTACGTTGCCCGTGGTCAGGACTACTCCACCCTGGTAGACGCTAAGGATCAGGTAGGCTTTAATATCTACGAGGTCGGCCCGGCTACCGCAACCAACTTCATTACCTTCAATCAGAATCCCATTGAAGGACCCGATGATTTGGGAATCTCCGAGCCCCAGTTGACCTGGCTCTCCAACAAAACCTTCCGGACCGCCATCGCTCACCTGATTGACCGGGAATCCTTGATCAACAACATTGAATTCGGTTTCGGGTATCCCCAATACAGCTTCGTTCCCCGGTTTAGTCCCTACTACTGGGATGGGGTTGACGATGCGGCCCCCCACTATGATCCCATCCGGGCTGCCGAACTCTTGGACGAAATTGGCTACACCGATAGAGATGGGGACGGCTGGAGGGAAGATCCCGACGGGAATACCATATCCCTGGAATTCATTACCAACTCCGGCAACAGAACCCGGGAAGCCATCGGTACGGCCATCGCCCAGGAAGCTGCAGATGTGGGAATCCGGTTGAATTTCCGTCCCATCGACTTCAATGTTCTGGTAGGCCAGCTTACCGAAACCTATGACTGGAACCTGATTCTTATCGGACTTACCGGTTCCATCGACCCCATATCCGGCGCCAATGTGTATCCCTCCTACGGGAACCTGCACATGATCGAGCCGAACCAGGAAAGTCCCCGGCGCGACTGGGAAAAGGCCGTGGATGAGGCATGGATTGAGGCCAATAACACCGTACAAGAAGCTCAGCGCATCAGCGGTTACGAAAAGATCCAGCGGATCTGGGCCGATGAGCTGCCCTGGGTGTACACCTACAACCTGCTCGTGCTGGAGGCCTACAACAGCAAACTGGGTAACGTAAAACCACACCCCACAGAAGATTATGACTGGGAAGGTCTTACCGCCCGACTCTATGTAAAATAA
- a CDS encoding peptidylprolyl isomerase gives MRKGWRLAIHAAIFLLATTVLGCAEGGFDMSQHPDGLYARMDTTKGDILLSLEFEKTPVTVMNFVGLAEGSLDTDAKKGQPFYDGLTFHRVIDDFMIQGGDPKGNGTGGPGYRFPDEFHSQLRHDQPGILSMANSGPNTNGSQFFITHVPTPWLDDKHSVFGRVVEGMDVVNAIEQGDSINTLEIIRKGEAAENFQVTQELFDQELQNAAERQAAYQQEQQEADRKRAEAIIPDAQVDSNGIRYKITQEGSGSSPDPGQTVRVHYTGAFLDGRVFDTSQQRGPAEFPIGVGRLIPGWDIMVPQMKVGEKRIFVLPPEFAYGDQGAGGVIPPGAYLYFEIELLDIVE, from the coding sequence ATCCGGAAAGGATGGCGGTTGGCAATACATGCAGCCATCTTCCTCCTCGCAACAACCGTGCTGGGATGCGCGGAAGGAGGCTTTGATATGTCACAACATCCAGACGGCCTATATGCAAGAATGGATACAACCAAGGGAGACATCCTGCTCTCACTGGAATTCGAAAAAACCCCCGTTACCGTTATGAATTTTGTGGGGCTCGCCGAAGGATCCCTCGATACGGATGCCAAAAAGGGGCAGCCCTTCTATGACGGACTCACCTTTCACCGGGTCATCGACGACTTCATGATCCAAGGGGGAGACCCCAAGGGAAATGGAACTGGCGGACCGGGCTACCGGTTTCCCGATGAGTTCCACAGCCAGCTCCGCCATGACCAGCCGGGAATTCTCTCTATGGCGAATTCCGGTCCGAATACCAACGGATCTCAGTTCTTTATAACCCATGTGCCGACTCCCTGGCTGGATGACAAACACTCCGTTTTCGGCCGCGTAGTGGAAGGCATGGATGTCGTAAACGCCATTGAACAGGGCGATTCCATCAATACCCTGGAGATTATCCGGAAGGGCGAGGCGGCCGAAAACTTCCAGGTTACCCAGGAGCTATTCGATCAGGAACTTCAAAATGCTGCGGAGCGCCAGGCAGCCTACCAGCAGGAACAGCAGGAGGCGGACCGTAAACGTGCCGAAGCCATTATTCCCGATGCCCAGGTGGATTCCAACGGTATCCGCTACAAGATCACCCAGGAAGGAAGCGGCAGCTCTCCAGACCCCGGCCAGACTGTCCGCGTTCATTACACCGGGGCCTTTTTAGACGGCCGAGTATTCGACACCAGCCAGCAGCGCGGCCCAGCAGAATTCCCCATCGGAGTAGGACGGCTGATCCCCGGCTGGGACATCATGGTGCCCCAGATGAAGGTCGGCGAGAAACGTATCTTCGTTCTTCCCCCGGAGTTCGCCTACGGCGATCAGGGAGCAGGCGGGGTCATCCCACCGGGAGCATACCTCTACTTTGAGATCGAACTCCTGGATATTGTCGAGTAA
- a CDS encoding ABC transporter permease has product MSTTNETLLREGITEKPESLWSHYIRRFRKHSLGKIGLVILLVLYLGALFADFISPYTMTWGDKTKPYHQPSDIQLMYDGPQGRQFKPFTYEYKITNIALRTYEPVPEHTIRAISRESRVGVNGLRVVADEDSQARRASSVLLAVTRQYRLGTSDPAVSILREALQDLEHDPDPDARRLVDLGPSTTEGGQQIPRQILLAKGNKNFLRFFNQGIIYSFFGIPTRTHLFGSETGGYFPIGTDATGRDLASRLLHGSRISLSVGILGAMITIILGLLIGGLAGYFGGWIDNILMRFTEVLISIPQLYLLFALRAALPSDLSSVQVYLIIVLILSFIGWSNVARIIRGQVLSIKNEDFVLSARTMGLSQFKIILRHVLPSTFSYVIIQSTLSIPGYILGESALSLLGLGISEPQSSWGLMLAVGRNFRVVRDFPWVLIPGFFIFLSILAWNFFGDGIRDALDPKSKH; this is encoded by the coding sequence ATGAGCACAACCAACGAAACTTTGCTCCGAGAGGGCATTACAGAAAAACCCGAATCCCTCTGGTCACACTACATCCGCCGGTTCCGGAAACACAGCCTAGGCAAGATCGGCTTGGTTATCCTTCTGGTACTGTATTTAGGCGCGCTTTTCGCGGATTTTATTTCACCCTACACCATGACTTGGGGAGATAAAACCAAGCCCTATCACCAACCCTCGGATATTCAGCTCATGTACGATGGTCCCCAAGGGCGGCAGTTCAAACCCTTTACGTATGAGTACAAGATAACCAACATTGCCCTGCGCACCTATGAACCCGTGCCCGAACATACCATCCGGGCCATATCCCGAGAATCCCGAGTGGGGGTTAACGGCCTCCGGGTGGTGGCTGACGAGGATAGCCAAGCCCGCCGGGCCTCCTCTGTGCTCCTGGCTGTAACGCGCCAATACCGCCTTGGAACCTCGGACCCGGCGGTTTCCATCCTCCGGGAGGCGCTTCAGGATCTGGAACATGATCCGGATCCGGATGCCAGGCGGTTAGTAGATCTCGGCCCGTCAACCACCGAAGGGGGACAACAGATCCCGCGGCAGATATTGTTAGCCAAGGGGAACAAAAACTTTCTCCGGTTCTTCAACCAAGGAATCATCTACAGTTTCTTCGGAATTCCTACCCGGACCCACCTCTTCGGTTCGGAAACCGGGGGCTACTTTCCCATAGGAACCGACGCCACCGGACGGGATCTGGCTTCCCGGCTGCTTCACGGATCGCGGATTTCTCTGAGCGTCGGTATTCTTGGAGCAATGATTACCATCATCTTGGGGCTGCTTATCGGCGGTCTTGCCGGGTACTTCGGCGGTTGGATTGATAATATTCTTATGCGGTTTACCGAGGTACTGATCTCCATCCCCCAGCTCTACCTGTTATTTGCCCTGCGTGCAGCCCTGCCCAGCGATTTATCATCGGTTCAGGTGTATTTGATTATCGTGCTGATCCTCAGCTTTATCGGCTGGTCGAACGTTGCCCGTATCATTCGCGGTCAGGTACTCTCCATTAAAAACGAGGATTTTGTACTCAGCGCCAGAACCATGGGGCTCAGTCAGTTTAAAATCATCCTCCGCCACGTATTACCCAGTACCTTTTCCTACGTAATAATCCAGTCTACCCTGAGCATTCCGGGCTATATCCTGGGTGAATCGGCTCTGAGTCTGCTGGGACTGGGTATCAGCGAACCCCAATCGAGCTGGGGACTCATGCTGGCGGTAGGAAGAAACTTCCGGGTGGTCCGGGATTTTCCCTGGGTCCTCATTCCGGGTTTCTTTATCTTCCTGTCGATTCTGGCTTGGAACTTCTTCGGCGATGGGATCAGAGACGCCTTGGATCCAAAAAGCAAACATTAA
- a CDS encoding phosphoglycerate dehydrogenase, translating into MMYTIQTLNEISDKGLSLLPKDRYQISSDATDPDGIILRSFKMHDMEMSESLKAVARAGAGVNNIPLDVCTQKGIVVFNTPGANANSVKELVLTGMLISSRKIHDSITWSQTLKGKGAEVGKLVEKGKKNFAGPEILGKRLAVVGLGAIGVMVANAAVALGMEVYGFDPYISVESAWGLSRAVKRANSLEACIADADFLTIHVPLLDSTKHMVNDALLNKAKSGLRLLNFARGELVDNQAVIRAIEAGKVSAYVTDFPSDELLGVDGVIPIPHLGASTPEAEENCAIMAAQELAMFLETGNIKNSVNFPDCQMDFTGNTRLLIANKNIPNMVGQITTILAEESINIADMINKHRGEVAYNIIDLDGTISDAALGRIRSIEGILMTRVLTR; encoded by the coding sequence ATGATGTACACCATCCAAACACTCAACGAGATAAGCGATAAGGGACTATCCCTGTTACCCAAGGATCGCTACCAGATCAGCAGCGATGCCACGGATCCGGACGGTATTATCCTGCGCTCATTCAAGATGCATGACATGGAAATGTCCGAGAGCCTGAAAGCGGTGGCGCGTGCAGGCGCAGGGGTGAACAATATTCCCCTGGATGTCTGCACCCAGAAGGGAATTGTTGTATTTAACACCCCCGGGGCAAACGCCAATTCAGTAAAAGAACTGGTGCTCACCGGCATGCTCATCTCCAGCAGAAAGATCCACGATTCCATAACCTGGAGCCAAACCCTCAAAGGAAAAGGCGCCGAGGTGGGTAAGTTGGTCGAAAAGGGAAAAAAGAATTTCGCCGGCCCCGAGATTCTCGGAAAGCGTCTGGCCGTAGTCGGCCTGGGAGCTATCGGCGTCATGGTAGCCAATGCAGCTGTAGCCCTGGGTATGGAGGTCTACGGATTTGACCCCTACATCAGCGTAGAGAGCGCATGGGGTTTGAGCCGGGCCGTAAAACGGGCAAACAGCCTCGAGGCCTGCATTGCCGATGCGGATTTTCTCACCATCCACGTTCCCCTCTTGGACTCTACCAAACACATGGTAAACGACGCCCTTCTGAACAAGGCAAAAAGCGGATTACGCCTTCTGAACTTTGCCAGGGGCGAACTCGTCGATAACCAGGCTGTCATCCGGGCCATAGAAGCCGGCAAGGTTTCAGCCTATGTCACCGATTTCCCATCCGACGAACTACTCGGTGTGGACGGGGTCATACCCATCCCTCACCTTGGCGCATCAACCCCCGAGGCAGAGGAAAACTGTGCCATCATGGCCGCTCAGGAGCTTGCGATGTTCCTTGAGACCGGAAACATCAAAAACTCCGTAAACTTCCCCGACTGCCAGATGGATTTCACCGGAAATACCCGGCTTCTCATCGCCAACAAGAACATCCCCAACATGGTCGGACAGATTACCACCATCCTCGCCGAGGAAAGCATCAACATCGCCGATATGATCAATAAACATAGGGGCGAGGTTGCATATAACATCATCGACCTGGACGGGACCATCAGCGATGCCGCGCTGGGGAGAATCCGCTCCATCGAGGGCATTCTCATGACCCGGGTGCTTACCCGCTAA